Within Microterricola gilva, the genomic segment GGACGAGGAAGACGGGCACCAACAGCAGACGACCGAAGCTCAGGATGTTGGGCACCGTGAAGACGCGGTTGCTGAGTTCTGGCTGACCGGTCACGCTTTCGAGTCTATCCAGCAGCCGCCCCCGGAAGCCGGAGGCGCAACGCGGGCCACGCCGCGGCGAATCCGGGGTGCAGGGGCCGGAGCTCGACATCGGCAGGGTGCACCCATTCCAGTGCGATGCTCTCCGGATCGCTGATCACCGCGTCGAAGTGCTCAATCACCTCGGCGATCACGGTGGTGTAACTCCAGAATCCCTTGTCGAACACCGATTCACCGATCACGCGCAGAGCGGCAGCCGGAACGCCGGCCTCCTCGTTGGCCTCACGGAGGGCGGCGTGCGTTGCACTCTCCCCGTCATGCCGCGCGCCGCCTGGCAGCCCCCAGGTTCCACCGTGGTGGCTC encodes:
- a CDS encoding NUDIX domain-containing protein yields the protein MSVPTLPAAPRDSGDAWVFGQDGSKFWGRFGAAGLLVCDEARGVLLQHRAAWSHHGGTWGLPGGARHDGESATHAALREANEEAGVPAAALRVIGESVFDKGFWSYTTVIAEVIEHFDAVISDPESIALEWVHPADVELRPLHPGFAAAWPALRLRLPGAAAG